The following are encoded in a window of Megalops cyprinoides isolate fMegCyp1 chromosome 16, fMegCyp1.pri, whole genome shotgun sequence genomic DNA:
- the LOC118791428 gene encoding rho GTPase-activating protein 24-like, producing MGNACFKSWKYDSTASKGGNRNSPVSAGSSFFLSNSCGTGEGWLKTLNQGVWIPFTGVFGQRLEETAVYERRYGEHLAPLVVEQCVAFIRERGLLEVGLFRQPGQATLVKELQVAFDAGEKPTFDSSTDVHTVASLLKLYLRELPEPVVPFSRYQDFLQCGERVPNGRRQALADLKKLLHELPVANFNLLYYICRFLNEVQSYSHINKMSTQNLATVFGPNILRPKAEDPESIIGGAALVQQLMSELIWECGSLFLRDSSGTASGSDSLPRQGQRDDPPEEAPPNPPAARPQSPFPGTAAEGPPQASTPRSLQLPLPALAPRSPLDTFSPRCRAGMEQRPPPHETPSPGNASEPLYDNCPSPSERLSAESGGAPTPAAPPPGPAAVPTLREPLDGCAPGGWGSVGRQSWPMETGSRRSSGGSQDGHRACDDAHESTLSVYDNIDGPARAADDDSEAGTHGGGGAPNPHVAEDGMNSADSSSWSSCEIVLEEKKAAAVPGFGQFTFRTDPEDSQPDFPAASVLPNISLSSACADIFLSPTAPDPLPPLPPHLATSPNAMRYILAGLKQQMARQKEEYEAQIRSLEKRNEALQGEVSSLRSNLEQQRCWYRVVDIKMRNTERALADADRRNLALQQEMEQFFDTFGQLNNEAKKTERILQGF from the exons gtGTTTTCGGGCAGCGCCTGGAGGAGACAGCGGTGTACGAGAGGCGATATGGGGAGCACCTGGCGCCCCTAGTGGTGGAGCAGTGCGTGGCGTTCATCCGCGAGCGGGGTCTGCTGGAAGTAGGTCTGTTCCGCCAACCCGGCCAGGCCACACTGGTCAAGGAGCTGCAGGTGGCCTTTGACGCCGGGGAGAAGCCCACCTTCGACAG CAGTACAGATGTTCACACGGTGGCGTCTCTGCTGAAGCTGTACCTGAGGGAGTTGCCGGAGCCCGTGGTCCCCTTCTCCCGTTACCAGGACTTCCTGCAGTGTGGCGAGAGAGTTCCCAACGGCAGGAGGCAG GCTTTGGCAGACCTGAAGAAACTTCTCCATGAGCTGCCTGTGGCCAACTTCAACCTTCTATATTACATCTGCAG GTTCCTAAACGAGGTCCAGTCTTACTCCCACATCAACAAAATGAGCACCCAGAACCTGGCGACCGTGTTTGGACCGAACATCCTGCGCCCCAAAGCTGAGGACCCCGAGAGCATAAtcggag GAGCGGCTCTTGTGCAGCAGCTGATGTCAGAGTTGATCTGGGAGTGCGGCAGCTTGTTTCTCAGAGACTCCAGCGGCACCGCTTCTGGCTCGGATTCACTCCCTCgtcagggacagagagacgATCCACCCGAGGAGGCGCCGCCAAACCCTCCCGCTGCCCGCCCGCAGAGCCCCTTCCCGGGCACAGCCGCAGAGGGCCCCCCTCAGGCCTCCACGCCCCGCTCCCTCCAGCTCCCCCTGCCTGCCCTCGCGCCCCGGAGCCCGCTGGACACTTTCAGCCCCCGGTGCAGGGCGGGGATGGAGCAACGGCCCCCGCCCCACGAGACGCCTTCCCCTGGGAACGCCAGCGAGCCTCTGTACGACAACTGCCCGTCCCCCTCCGAGCGGCTCTCCGCTGAGAGCGGAGGGGCCCCCACCCCGGCCGCCCCTCCCCCGGGCCCCGCAGCGGTTCCCACGCTCCGAGAGCCCCTGGATGGCTGTGCTCCAGGCGGCTGGGGGAGCGTGGGCCGGCAGAGCTGGCCCATGGAGACCGGGAGCAGACGCAGCAGCGGCGGCTCGCAGGACGGACACAGGGCCTGCGACGACGCGCACGAGAGCACCCTCTCCGTCTACGACAACATCGACGGCCCTGCCCGCGCTGCCGACGACGACAGCGAGGCGGGCACCCACGGCGGTGGCGGCGCGCCCAACCCCCACGTGGCGGAGGACGGAATGAACAGCGCTGACAGCAGCTCCTGGTCCTCCTGCGAAATCGTCCTGGAGGAGAAGAAGGCCGCCGCCGTCCCGGGCTTCGGCCAGTTCACTTTCAGGACCGACCCGGAGGACTCCCAGCCCGATTTTCCCGCCGCCTCCGTTCTGCCCAATATCTCCCTCAGCAGCGCCTGTGCGGACATCTTCCTGTCCCCAACTGCCCCAGACCCCctcccgcccctgcccccccacctcGCGACCTCTCCCAACGCCATGCGATACATCCTTGCTGGTCTCAAGCAGCAGATGGCCAGGCAGAAGGAGGAATACGAAGCCCAGATCAGAAG CCTGGAGAAGCGGAACGAGGCCCTGCAGGGAGAAGTGTCCAGCCTCCGGTCCAACCTGGAGCAGCAGCGGTGCTGGTACCGCGTGGTGGACATCAAGATGCGCAACACAGAGCGCGCCCTGGCCGACGCCGACCGCCGAAACCTCGCCCTGCAGCAGGAGATGGAGCAGTTCTTCGACACCTTCGGACAGCTCAACAACGAGGCCAAGAAGACAGAGCGCATCCTTCAGGGCTTCTGA